One Bombus pyrosoma isolate SC7728 linkage group LG7, ASM1482585v1, whole genome shotgun sequence genomic window carries:
- the LOC122569577 gene encoding uncharacterized protein LOC122569577 — MLWDSGVPHGSRYKRSQFSGGSPRESPVLSLTVYRLPGNDDENQTVRNGFRRGAQRRITTDRCKGNQRPKKPLTTRINAQAIVNRAILVVPHDLVWYDQHRYLHKYVTLRAQLLDLEEYRNFTEKPTKVSSYPR, encoded by the exons ATGCTGTGGGATTCAGGTGTGCCTCACGGCTCACGGTACAAACGCTCTCAGTTTAGCGGCGGTAGCCCACGCGAATCGCCAGTGCTTTCTTTGACAGTGTATCGTTTGCCTGGAAACGATGACGAAAACCAGACAGTCCGCAACGGTTTCCGTCGTG GTGCGCAACGCCGGATCACCACCGATCGTTGCAAGGGAAACCAACGGCCGAAGAAGCCCCTGACAACGAGAATTAACGCCCAGGCAATTGTAAACAGAGCTATACTCGTGGTTCCACACGACCTTGTCTGGTACGACCAGCATCGGTACTtacat AAATATGTAACACTACGAGCCCAACTTCTCGATCTGGAGGAATACCGGAACTTTACCGAAAAGCCGACGAAGGTATCGTCTTATCCTCGTTAG